The stretch of DNA TATTAATGTCTGAAATAATATCACCTGTGTAATCAGAAGGTGTTACGATTTCAAGACTCATTTTAGGCTCTAGTAATGAAAGGCCAGCTTTTCGGCATGCAGCTCTAAAAGCATTAGAAGCAGCAATAGCATAAGCTACTTCTGAACCTTCATCATCATTAAATTCAGCGGCAACAAGTTTCGCTTTAATATTAATAAATGGATAACCCGCAAGAGCACCACCCATCGATGTATCCTTAATACTCTTTTCAATAGCATCAATAAATTCTTGTGGTAAATCTCTTTTAGTTAATTCAGTTTCAAATAAGACACCAGCTTGCGAATCAGCTTGCTCAACTTCAATAACAGCGTTTCCAAATACCATTTTACCAGCTTGTTCGCGGTGAAATGTATCTGATTCTTTAGCTGTTGACGTGATACTTTCACGGTATGAAACTTGAGGATCACCAACACGGATACCTACTTTGAACTCTCTTTCTAAACGATCACAAATAATTTCAAGGTGAAGTTCACCCATACCAAAAATTAGAAGTTGACCTGTTTCTTTATTATGTTGAAAAGAGAATGATGGATCTTCTAGCTTAAGTTGACCTAGGGAACTCATTAGCTTCTTTTCATCATTTGCTGTTTTTGGCTCAATCGCTACTGAAATAACCGATTCTGGAAAATCCATTAGATCATAAATTATAGTACGATTTTCGGCACAAAGTGTTTCACCAGTAACAGTTTCTTTTAAACCAGAAATTGCAATGATATCTCCGGCCTTAGCTTCTTGTAATTCAGTTCTTTTGTCAGCATGCATTTGAAGAATTTTATTAACTCTCTCACGCTTACCCTTATGTGGATTATAAACCTGTGCACCAGACTTAATTGTTCCTGAATAAATTCTGAAAAATGTTAAAGATCCAACAAACGGGTCCGTTGCAATCTTGAAAGCAATTCCAGAAAATGCTTCTTCAGTATCAGGTTTTCTAATTTCTTCTTTATCGTGATTCTTACCGTTAACACCTTTGACTTCCCCACGATCAACTGGAGAAGGAAGGTATGCGCAAACCGCATCTAGTAGAGGCTGAACACCTTTGTTCTTGAAAGCTGACCCACAAAGAACAGCAACGAACTCGTGATTAATAACAGCTTCTCTAATTGCTGTAACAATTCTTTCTTCAGTAATTTCTTCACCCGAAAGATAGTCTTCAGCAAGCTGATCATCATAATCGGCTAATGTTTCAATAAGCTCTTCACGTGCTAACTGAGCATCATCTTCAAGCTCAGAAGGAATATCTTCGATTTGCACAGTTGAACCTAGGTCTTCGTCCTTAAAAAGCACGGCCTTCATTGCAACTAAATCAACAACACCTCTAAATGTATCCTCTGCACCAATTGGTAATTGAATAGCAGCCGCTGTTTTTCCAAGTTTTTCTCTGATCTCATCAAGACACATTTGAAAGTTTGCCCCAACGCGATCCATTTTATTAACAAAAGCAATTCGAGGAACCTTATACTTATCAGCTTGGCCCCATACAGTCTCAGATTGAGGCTCTACACCAGCTACAGCGTCGAATACACCAACTGCACCATCTAGAACTCTAAGAGCTCTCTCAACCTCAATTGTGAAGTCTACGTGACCTGGTGTATCGATGATATTGATATTAGTTTTGTTCCAAGTACAAGTCGTCGCAGCAGAAGTAATAGTAATCCCACGTTCCTGCTCTTGAACCATCCAGTCCATAGTAGCAGCACCATCATGAACCTCACCAATCTTGTGGCTTTTTCCCGTGTAGTAGAGAATACGTTCAGTTGTCGTCGTTTTACCCGCATCAATATGCGCCATAATTCCGATATTACGAATATTTTCTAAACTCATACAAAGTCCTTAAAAATTTAATTTTTGCAGACATATAATTAACATAAATATGGAATTTTAGATAGGAATAAAACTTTGGAGAATAAATGGTTTTAGAAATAAAAAGGCTCCCATTAGGGAGCCTTCTATTAGTTTATTATGGACTTTATTGCTTATTTTCGAACTACCACTTAAGGTGAGCAAAAGCTTTGTTAGCTTCTGCCATTTTGTAAGTGTCTTCACGCTTCTTAACAGCGCCACCTCTACCTTGAGAAGCATCGATGATTTCATCAGATAGTTTCTCAACCATAGTTCTACCACCACGTGATCTAGCATAGTCTCTCAACCATCTTAGAGCTAGTGATTGTCTTCTGTTATTTCTAACTTCAACTGGAATTTGGTAAGTTGCACCACCAATACGACGAGACTTAACCTCTACCGCTGGCTTAATGTTAGAAAGGGCTTTCTTAAATACCTTTAACGGCTCTTCACCAGTTTTTGATTCAACTCTTTGAAGTGCACCATAAAAGATTTTTTCAGCAACAGATTTTTTTCCGTCTTTCATAAGTGCGTTTACACACTTAGCAACTACAACGTCTTGAAAGATCGGATCTGGAAGTACTTCTCTCGTCTGTGCTCTATGTTTTCTACTCATATTTTTTCTCCTTCACCGGAAACAGTTAAAACTGATCGATTACTCACCTCATGCCATGTTGCAATCGGTGTCACAATTAGTTAACTAAAAATTATTTCTTTGGTCTCTTACAACCGTACTTAGATCTTCTCTGTCCTCTTTTATCAACACCTTGGCAGTCTAGTGTACCTCTAATAGTGTGATAACGAACCCCTGGAAGGTCTTTTACTCTACCACCACGAATCATAACGATCGAGTGCTCTTGTAGATTGTGTCCTTCACCACCAATGTATGAAGTAACTTCAAATCCACTTGTTAGTTTTACCCTACAAACCTTTCTCATAGCTGAGTTTGGTTTCTTAGGAGTAGTTGTATATACTCTTGTACATACACCGCGTCTTTGAGGACACGCTTTTAAGGCAGGTGACT from Halobacteriovorax sp. DA5 encodes:
- the rpsL gene encoding 30S ribosomal protein S12 gives rise to the protein MPTINQLIRKGRTDKVEKTKSPALKACPQRRGVCTRVYTTTPKKPNSAMRKVCRVKLTSGFEVTSYIGGEGHNLQEHSIVMIRGGRVKDLPGVRYHTIRGTLDCQGVDKRGQRRSKYGCKRPKK
- the fusA gene encoding elongation factor G, translated to MSLENIRNIGIMAHIDAGKTTTTERILYYTGKSHKIGEVHDGAATMDWMVQEQERGITITSAATTCTWNKTNINIIDTPGHVDFTIEVERALRVLDGAVGVFDAVAGVEPQSETVWGQADKYKVPRIAFVNKMDRVGANFQMCLDEIREKLGKTAAAIQLPIGAEDTFRGVVDLVAMKAVLFKDEDLGSTVQIEDIPSELEDDAQLAREELIETLADYDDQLAEDYLSGEEITEERIVTAIREAVINHEFVAVLCGSAFKNKGVQPLLDAVCAYLPSPVDRGEVKGVNGKNHDKEEIRKPDTEEAFSGIAFKIATDPFVGSLTFFRIYSGTIKSGAQVYNPHKGKRERVNKILQMHADKRTELQEAKAGDIIAISGLKETVTGETLCAENRTIIYDLMDFPESVISVAIEPKTANDEKKLMSSLGQLKLEDPSFSFQHNKETGQLLIFGMGELHLEIICDRLEREFKVGIRVGDPQVSYRESITSTAKESDTFHREQAGKMVFGNAVIEVEQADSQAGVLFETELTKRDLPQEFIDAIEKSIKDTSMGGALAGYPFINIKAKLVAAEFNDDEGSEVAYAIAASNAFRAACRKAGLSLLEPKMSLEIVTPSDYTGDIISDINMKRGKIHSMGVKQDKEVIDAEVPLSEMFGYSTDIRSKSQGRASFTMNFDRYEEIPMNMAKEILEKRGIYI
- the rpsG gene encoding 30S ribosomal protein S7 produces the protein MSRKHRAQTREVLPDPIFQDVVVAKCVNALMKDGKKSVAEKIFYGALQRVESKTGEEPLKVFKKALSNIKPAVEVKSRRIGGATYQIPVEVRNNRRQSLALRWLRDYARSRGGRTMVEKLSDEIIDASQGRGGAVKKREDTYKMAEANKAFAHLKW